gaaacactgtgagttacaacttgttattcgcactgcgcacatcccccagttacaacccgaaacactatgagttacaacttgttaggtagaccagttacaacttcacatccagaaatgcataattgcaacatgagaagctaacattgtgagttacaacttgttaggtagaccagttacaacttcacatccataaatgcataattgcaatacgagaagctaacactgtgagttacaacttgttattcgtacTGCGCACATCTCCTAGTTACAatccgaaacactgtgagttacaacccGGAAcgctgtgagttacaacttgtgagATGTGCGCAAAcatgaactacagtgagcatacctgcagaatatacatacaatatataattttataaaatacatCACATGTTTattaagaaaaaagaattagaTGTATTGGGCTGTCATTTTAGGACCCATCCGGCCCATCCAACAGCCCATCTACAACCCTACCTAATACCCTCTCTCCACTCGCCCGTCGCTTCTCACCCGATCACCCGGCCACCTCTCCTCCTGATCACCCCAGCCACCGTCGCCGCCTCTCCTCCTTCTCGCTCCTGCCGCCTCTGCCTCCGCCTCTGTCTCCGTACCGGAGAGGAAGGGCCATAGCGGCGGGCAGGCGGCGGCTGAcaggaagggggcggcggcgcagCGCGCTTGTGCTCCTCTTTGTTGAGGTGgagaggaggggcggcggcggcgcagcacACTTGTGCTCCTCTTTGTTGCGGCGGAGAGGAGGGGCGGCCGCGGCGTGGCACGCCTGTGCTCCTCTCTTCTGCTGGGGCGGCAATGAGGAGGGGCAGCGGCGGATCCCCGTACTGTACGTGTCCTGGACGATACGCATATGTGAGACGTATCTGTGCAACTTAGGTGGTCGGTGGATGAGAAATTTATATGAGtcgttttctttattttatttgctATTTAAATGCCGCATAATGTTTGTCACATCTTTTAGTATTATTTTGAGTTGCTGTTTTCCTGGTATACTGTAATCTCTACCCCAACACTGACTTAAAGTTTTCACGATATTATTCGATGACATATTTTACCGATAGTGAACAGAGATCTAAGCTTATGAAGATAATCTAGGGTTCTTCAGTTCACCATGATTTTGTGATTAAATATGTGTAGAATTTCTTTTTCAGGTCATAAATGGTCAGGGCAAGAAATTGCAATGCAGTCACTACATGCCTGCTGTGATTCCTGAAGAGAAAATTCTTCCTTGTGTCATATACTGTCATGGAAACAGGTAGGGCATATGTATGTGTACATGCTATCTTATTGCTTAATGTGCATTGGTTTTTCAGTTCTGGCAAATTGCCTTTCCACCTATAACTAATATGAAGCTCACTAGCTCTGTCCTTACATAATTTTGTTTATGATATTCTGTTCTGTTGACTAGGCATTAATTGATTTGCATTGTTTATTTTCCAGTGGATGCAGAGCTGATGGTAGTGAAGCCGCTATTATTCTTCTACCATCAAACATTACAGTCTTTACACTGGACTTTTCAGGGTCTGGACTCTCTGAAGGAGATCATGTCACCTTAGGCTGGAATGAAGTGAGTTCTCGTGCTTTTAGAAGATAAAGtcaaaacttgttctttttcCAAGACTTGAGGTTGCCTGTTTAGTTTTGCATTCAACATTAGCAGAAATTTGATCAGGCAAGTTGAGAAATGAATAGTGTGAAATATTATGGTATTTATTTTATGTTTTCGTTCAGAAGTAAATAATCTGGAAAAACATTATAACTGTCAAATGGGCAGCTATTGTCTTGGTGAAATGGCGTAGGAGACTAATCAAAGCTATAGAGCATTCTTAGCATGGAATCAGTCCTTTTTTGACATCTGAGTATCTGACTGATTAGCATGTTGATGTCTGCTAATTGTAACCTCCCTTGTCCCCTTTGTTTTGCACTCTTATTTTCTGAATTTACTTGTCTTAGTCACAGCATATTTTCATGAATGAAGCAAATGTCTTCTGCATGGAGGCGCCTAATTTGAATGCTTTTGTTGCTATCGAAGAGCACCCTGCTGATGAAATATCTTTCGTTTTTACAGAGAGAAGATCTGAAAGCTGTTGTTAATTACTTGCGGACAGATGGGAATGTATCTTGCATTGCTTTGTGGGGTCGGTCAATGGGTGCTGTCACAAGGTATGCTCATTGTGTTCAAACAAATCTGACCATGAACGAGTAAATTACAATAACACAGCGTTCAGTTTAGTACAGTCATAGGATTTATGTATTCCAAAATTTAGCCATTAATAGAGGTTGGAAATATGATAGACGTGTTTGTCCAGAAGTGCCCAGTTGTCCATGGATCGAAACCTGGCCTGGTCATCATTCCCCAAAGAAGATTTATTTCTTCACTAATCATCGAGAAAAACGGGGGAAATTACCGGAACTTGTTCCGCAGCAGGGATTTGTTGCCAATGACAAAGAGAACAAGTGGCACATCTGCGTCTGGGTCACGCCAGCTTAGCGGGTGGCTGGTGGTGTGAAAATCcctattcatgttttttttttaaaaaaaaattgtacctGACATTTATCATCCTTTAAAACATTGATACATAATAATATTGCTTGTGTGCCCCTCCTCTCCATGTGTGTTTGCACACAACCCTTGCCATACACCATTATTATCTCTAATTTTAGCTTTATTCACTCTTTATCTcgtatcattattattttcagTCTAATGTACGGAGCAGATGATCCATCAATTGCTGGAATGGTTCTCGATAGTCCATTCTCCAACTTGGTTGACTTGATGATGGAGCTAGTGGATACTTACAAATATCCACTGCCAAAATTCACGGTAAGCATCATTTGATGATCAGGGCTTGACACTTGTTACTTTTAATGTGGCAATGGGATTGTTGGCCCAGGCACTAGTGGTAGCTAGTGTTTGCTTTCACATAAGTGGCATCACCATCATGTCCTGCATAAACACCTAATGATACCACTTCTATGTGTGAGCAATTGAGTATAAATACTTGAACCCTCCTATTGGAACCATGCATGACCTGTGCAATCTCATACTCCATTTATTATGCCCTGCATCAACTAGTATTAGTTCCAGGGACTTGTTACTGCCCACCCTTGTGTTTACTGCCCTGATTCAGAATTCGTGACTTCTGGGTTTTGTTAACTGCAATTGTACATCAGTTTCTCTTGACTTCTGTATTAATTTTAtttgggaaaaatgcaaacccccccccccccccacaaaagtcacttggattttgacttcccccccccccccccaaagttgttttgttgcaaaaaaaccccccaaaggtttggtttttgttgcaaaaacaccccaaaaattcaaaaaaattaaaaaaatcacaaaaaattctaaaaaaaactagagacaattctaagaccttttgtgaatttttttttcaaaaataatatcctttgcatcatatttcatggagaggaagtttgaaaaaaaagaaaaaggtgcaGCTcttttattaattcgagttaaatgcatagttaattatttactaacccaaaaatcatgaaactaatttttttagtcttcttacatgatcctctatcttctaaaaatacatgcaatcttgaaatagttattgtaacatgcaggattgagtaaatgtgttgtagatagattaattcataactaatccataacacccccaaaattagtgaaaccacttttattagtttaattaaacaattatttgtgtaggaaaaataatggtagacatgaggacatgacaaagttaaaataacatgagttaataaatgagctgtacatttttctttttttttccaaacttcctctgcatgaaatatgatgcaaaggatattatttttgaaaaaaaaaattcacagaaggtcttagaattgtttctagtttttttagatttttttatttttttgaatttttggggggttttttgcaacaaagtcaaacttttgaggggttttttttgcaacaaaacaacttctggggggaaagtcaaaatccaagtgactttttgggagggggggggggggtgttttgcatttttcccattttattttcctctctcttgctctctatATATGTATGTTTGTTTATGCATACTTCCATAGTTCCATTCAGTAGATTCCATCTTACTGGTTGTGCTGCTTCTGTTTGTTCCTTAGGTCAAACTTGCAATACAGCATATGAGAAAGATCGTCAAGCGAAAAGCCAATTTTGACATCATGGATCTTGATACTATTCAGGTTTATTAGAATCATAATCTGAAGTTATATACTTGtattaaatattaaaaaaattcctgTTGTACCCATGATTTACatgttcttatatatatattttaaatcctTTACTTCGCTTTAACTTTTCCTGTGTTGCTATCATAGACTATCTTTAACCTTTTCATTTGGGTCAGTGTGTCGcactttattttcttcttttcattTGAACTTCCTTAATTTTTAGTTCTACATTTTTGTTATTCTTTGCTCTTTTGCAAATGATGTAAGTTGCTTTTTGCTGCTAGGAGATTTCTCAAGCCATTTTTTGGTTGTTCCATGACTGCTAGATTGGCATCATATGCACGCCTTCTCCATTTTTCCCCGTGTTTTTCCCCTCCCCCATGACCTCTTGAGTAAACAATTGCAAATTGAAGCACTGTAAGAAACAGGGGAACTATGCAGGCCTTTTCTTTTGCGGAAAATAAAtgcattttctttcactgaTAGCCAACTACACTATGGCAAGCTTATTTGAAAGGTGTTGCAACATATCATTGGAATTCCTATCTCTGGCTCTGTTTTGATGGCACGCTAATATGTATTAACTACCTGAAATGTAACATTGCAGGTAGCAAAACGATGTTTCGTTCCTGCTTTGTTTGGACATGCTACTGAGGATGATTTTATTCTTCCCCATCATTCAGACAAAATCTATGAATCATATGTTGTAAGTTTCCATCTTTCCCTTCAATGTGGAGCACAATTACTTTTGTTCATAAAGTAACATATGGTTGTTCCAAATGTATCTGCAGGGTGACAAAAACATCATCAAATTTGACGGGGACCACAATTCACCACGCCCTCAATTCTATTTTGACTCGATAACAATATTTTTTCATAATGTGCTAAACCCTCCTGATGTCCCTGAGGATCATTATTTCCTGACACCACATGGCAGCCTTGGCCAGGTATTACGGAATAATATTCCTTGATAGTTGATTATTATGTTGGCTTTACTTACCTTAGGTTCTGCTGATAGGGTCATTGGGATCCAGAACAAGACATAGAATATAGGTTTGCTCAGTCACCTACAGGTATGATTTACAAACGTTGGTTTCCATTTAGTTTTGCCGCGCCAATCAATAGCAAGAACTTATGTGTTTTTTTCAGGGACAACCCGTGCAACTACCACAGAAGATGCCATTGCGCAGTTGCGTTCTAGAAGGCTCATGAGCAGAATGGAAGTGGGTGTTATAATTGGTTGAGACTCTGATTTCTTAAATAAACACTAAAGAGCAAATCCAGAATTATAAACTAATTTACTTCCTTCGTTTCAAATTGTTTTGACCAAATGCGCATAACTAGTCATCTTTGGATAAGATGTGACTAAAATGCCTCTCAATAATATCTCAAGCATAGATAACACCATAGCAGGGTGTTGTGGAGGGGATGGCTAAGAGCCTAAGAGAGCTATTTTGGGAAAATATGCTTGGGGAATTTCAAAGCACCTAATATTGTGAGCATAACTTTTTGTCAAAAGTGTCAAGCATTTGAAAATGGATGTAGCCCAATGTTTGTCCTAGCAGTCTTATCTCTTTCATGGGGCAGCAAACATTGTTCGTTTTCTTATAATTGTTTTGCAGGTCCCATCTGGTGCCACCACAGAAGGCACAACTGAAAGAACTGAGGTATTTCTTGGTGctgtttttttctcttcttttatgACCAAGTGTTCTTTTAGGACCATATCTTTGCTGATCGCTCCTAATGTATCACCTATCTTAATTCCACTTTCTTTGTAATATCTAAATCTCATTTTCTGTTCTGTGTATCTTTTGTGACTGGCTCTGAATTTGCTATGTTCGAAGAACCATTCACTTGAGCCGTTGTCATTTTACTTTATGAAATGTATATCATATAATGAGTATTTGGTGCACTTGATAAGAGAATTAATCCATAATATAGAATTTTGGGTGTCATTTTGTTTGGAATTGCAATTATAATCACATGGGCGTTACAGCATCTGGGGATTAACAATACGGTAGCCATTTAATCTGGATAATGGTATACCAAGTACATCTGGTTCAAGAATGTGGGGATTAACAATGCGATAACCCTTGGAAGTATTGGTATTACAACAGAGGTATATTTACAGTTTGTGTGTCATTACGGCACACCTGTGGTGAACGATAACTTTTGTACGACAATTCACGTGTTGTCAGAATGCACAAATCAAACTCTACCAAATGATACCTTGCTAGACAAAAGAGTGTGAAATGTTGCACCTAGTTTTTTGTACTTTAGTCCAATGCGCAATACATAAAATACACTTCTTTAGCTCTATGTcagactaaatatttttttctttcaatattgtatttttctgataaaTTAATTTCAGTGACAATGCTTTGATCTGTATGTCTTAAATGCTAATCATAACAAGCTTACAGAAGATTACACTCGTTGAGCATGACCACATAGATTCTTATCCAGTTGCTGTTTGAACAGGGAATTGATAGTGATGTTGGTCCCTCCTCATCTAGCGTATCTACTGCAACTCCTCCCAATGGCCGCAACGGAAGGCTGCTCACCCCAACTTCTGATGATGGCGAATATGTGGAGTACTCGTTTGATAGTTTATCAGATATGCCTTACACTGTGGAAGATGAAGATAGAGTAAGTTATAGCTTAAAATCCTTCAGCATTCAGAGTCATAATTATGACTATGTTGCACAATCTTTTGTACTGTCCTAGGACCTTTTAATAGTTCAACAGAGAGTAAAAATAGGATCTGGGGCTGGGTGCCTGGGCCCTGGGTCACAGGTTAAAAGATAAGGTTGTCAGGTTGTAGGTGTTGTGACTTTGGAGCTGATTAGTATTGATTGCTTGAATGTAACAagattaattttttaatgtggCGACTGGAAGATAGGAAACAACCTTGACCTGGTAACAGTAAGTTCTTAGTAATCTTCGATTGAGTGATGACAGTACACATTGGGATTTTATACCATAAGCTTGACTGCACTGTCAGTTTTGTGGGGAGCTTTGATGGTAGTGCTTTTTCTGTGGTACCACGCTACACACCTCATGCATGTAGTTACACAAATCAATGTCTTAGGGACTACAAGGATGAATGCTAATTTATGTTGAATCTGCTTCTATTTTCTAAGATTCATCCTTTTATGTTTTGAAACTTCTCGGCGGTGAATCTCACTTTGCTGTGCTGAAATGCAGATGCTGATGCAAGCAATTCTTGAATCCCTGAAGGACTTTGAACTGTCAAATACAAAAAATGCATCTGATGCTTCATCCAAAGAAAATAATGCCGTAAAAGATTGCAATGGCATGTCTGGTGCGGCATTGGAGCCAGATGCATCCTCCGTGTTGGCATGTGCCACTGATGCTCCTGGCAAGCATATAACAGTCTGCACCAGTGAAACAAAATCTGCTGAAGTGCAAAGTGCAGATAACCACACTGTAAATAACGCTGCTTCTGTCGGTGCTTCTGAAGAGCCCCAGGCGTCAATACAGATCACCAACGGGAAGCCTGCCTCGGTAGAATCCCAGGAAACAACTCAGAACGTCAATGGGGAGGATGGCACAAGAGCAACTCTGGTCGTTCAAAAGAGCCGGACCGGTGGCCTGATAGATGGTTTGACACAAAAATGGGGTTCCTTCTTCAAGAACAATGACTGATACGAGCAGAATACACTATGACTCCGTTGACAATACGTGTTCTTATGTTAATAGTCAGAGTTGCTTGCCTTTGGCTGATGCCCAGCTTGATTGGTTTTACTTGTAAAATGGAAAGGAAACACAATACACAAGTGGTTTCAGGATGTTcgtgtatatatatctatagAACAAGGAAGCGTCTCCACACTACTTTGCTTCTGGCGAATTGGCAAGCCCTTATTCTTGCTAATGTGGTGTTATATAATTGGAAAGCTGATTATTTTGTAGTTgtatttgtgattttttaattagCATTATTTTTAGTGAAGGGTAGTGCCTCGCAATGCGGGGTTGATTTCTCTTGCACATACGTGGGTATCTGGTCATGTTAGTCTTTGTGTTCATGTCAGCGATGCCTAGAAGaaatttttgtatttattttttgaaaaaggaTAATGTTCTCTTCTACATCTTAGGTTCTATTTGGCAGGACTCTAGCTTTATCttagattttatagaataaaataaagtagtttagTTTTATCTTATATtttgtagaataaaataaaatggtttGAGCCTATAGTTTTGTCTATAATTAAAATAAGATGGCTCACACACTCGGTGTACCAAGGTCATGGATTTTTGAGCTAAAAATACCGAGCTATGAGAATTGGAGCGGGAGCTATTTGACAGCGACATGATTTATTGATTCGTGTGGGGCAGGCCTGACCGCCTGAGAGAGTTCATCGGCCGTGCCTGACTGACGGGATGGGACCGATCACCTTCCCGGCGGTTCGTGGCTCGGCGGTCCGTGTAGCTCCGACGACGTAAGAGTACGCGGAGCGTCTAGCTGCTCGCCGACAGGTCCATGGACGAGCGTGCTTCCAATTCTTCTCCGGCAGGCAGCGTGAGGCGTGGCTGCGCTGTCCATCAGTAAGGCTGTCCTCCCCGTTCTCACCGAGCCCGCCGTCCGCGCTGCACGCGATCGCCGTCGACGCGCACGCGGTGCCAGCCGCGGAGGTCCAAGGCGCCAACCAGAACCGCACCGCGCGGCGCCGCGCCACCTCACCCGTGATGCTCGCTCGCGGTGTCGGCATCTTGTTCCAAATGGTGGGTGCGCATTAGGCTCGaatcgcgcgcgcgcgcgcgcgctggATTTGGACCCAACCGAACCCCACCTCGTTCCGTCCACCGCTCTCGGCTCGCGATTGCAAGTGGAACGGGCCGGCCCACGCCCACCCGTTCCATCGCCCCTCTGCGCCGGCTCGACTCTACTCGACTCGCTCTCCCTCGGCTCGGCTCACCGCCGACGGAGGACGGCGAGGCTCCCCGCTCCCTCCCGTCTCCATTGCCGTGAGGTCGTTGCCGAGCAGGAGCGCAACACCGCAGCGGCCTGGACCCGCAGGTCGCCGGCTGCGTTTCCTTCcgagtgccgccgccgccccgccctGTGACGAGTGTCGGAGACCTCGGGTTCGACACGGGGAAGGGAGGTCGCTGCCGACACGATGAGCGCCTCCACCACCTCGATCCCCGCGGCGGTATTGCTGCCACAcactctttctccccctcccctccctccccacctcgctgtgcgcgcgcgcgcgcccgcGCTAACCCGTCCGGTGATCCGCGCGTGCTTCTACACTTATTTTTATGATTAGATATGTTGTTGCTGAGTTATCAAAATGTGCAGGCCATTTTTGGACCCGATAGCTTCTATATTCGATAAACTTCTTTGTGGGCGAACTCAAAGGCCTGAAGCTACAGGCCAGGCATTGGATGGCTCACAGTTCCCTGGTTCAGGCTCCATTGAAGCAAACAGGAGGAGGTACGAATATCCTTTTACCTCGTCTTCCTATCTAGTCAATGAGTGAGACCATCGATATCGGTGACCACACGCTTTCAATGCAGGATTTACTGCACTTTCATAGCCATAGCCTATTTCGCTGTTTGTCGTGCACCCTGCGCAGCTGAAAATGCTGTACTCCTAAGCAACTCGCTCATGTCGCTAGCTTTGTTCTTACTGTGGAGCTTGAGCCTCTTAAACAATCCGACAATATTGGGTTCTATTGGCATCTCATTTGACCAGCTGGCTAACTGTTGTTCATTCGCTGCAGAGAAAGGGGTCAAAGGGCACTGGAGCAAAGATTGGCAGAAAAGCTGGCTGCAGTCAGGAGCTCGGAGGGCACGCCCCAGCCGCAGCagtagcaggaggaggagggtgctTCTGATAAAGTCTGAGCCCTCGTTTCAGTTGGTGGAATCCGCAGCCAGCATTGTGCTGTCAGGAGATTCTTCTGTGAGTTGGGACATCACATgatatgttttcctttttttttcactatCATCATGTAGCCTCGCTGCAACCTGTAGCCAGCCCTGCTCCTAGTATTTTTGCGCGCGTCATCGTGTGCGTGAGACTCTGAATGGTGCAGTAGTTCACAGGCACGACTCACGTATGTCTGAACTAATTGTTGTAAGGGTCCTGggtttctatttttagatttttttaaaaaattatgtttttgatttatttaaaaaattatttttaaaaatagaatgttagcttctataataaatttttgatttctcataaaagTCTCTCGACAAACTTTCTtaactttaatttatttttctcagaaatCACTTCTCTACAACTCTATTTATAAGTTAGAAGCCACTTCTCTAAAACTATTTGTTCTGAAGATATTTATACATAACTCTATTTGTTCTCACATCTAACAACAGTAGAAACAGAATAAAAGTAGAAAATAAACAGGGGCTAAAACACCGAGCAGTTTTCAGGCCTGGCCATTTCATGTGCGATCTGACT
The nucleotide sequence above comes from Phragmites australis chromosome 4, lpPhrAust1.1, whole genome shotgun sequence. Encoded proteins:
- the LOC133916068 gene encoding uncharacterized protein LOC133916068 isoform X2, with amino-acid sequence MLKGRWFHRKDLEVINGQGKKLQCSHYMPAVIPEEKILPCVIYCHGNSGCRADGSEAAIILLPSNITVFTLDFSGSGLSEGDHVTLGWNEREDLKAVVNYLRTDGNVSCIALWGRSMGAVTSLMYGADDPSIAGMVLDSPFSNLVDLMMELVDTYKYPLPKFTVKLAIQHMRKIVKRKANFDIMDLDTIQVAKRCFVPALFGHATEDDFILPHHSDKIYESYVGDKNIIKFDGDHNSPRPQFYFDSITIFFHNVLNPPDVPEDHYFLTPHGSLGQGHWDPEQDIEYRFAQSPTGTTRATTTEDAIAQLRSRRLMSRMEVPSGATTEGTTERTEGIDSDVGPSSSSVSTATPPNGRNGRLLTPTSDDGEYVEYSFDSLSDMPYTVEDEDRMLMQAILESLKDFELSNTKNASDASSKENNAVKDCNGMSGAALEPDASSVLACATDAPGKHITVCTSETKSAEVQSADNHTVNNAASVGASEEPQASIQITNGKPASVESQETTQNVNGEDGTRATLVVQKSRTGGLIDGLTQKWGSFFKNND
- the LOC133916068 gene encoding uncharacterized protein LOC133916068 isoform X1, yielding MDQLVNFIIRPPRADYSPNDDLLEQEFMLKGRWFHRKDLEVINGQGKKLQCSHYMPAVIPEEKILPCVIYCHGNSGCRADGSEAAIILLPSNITVFTLDFSGSGLSEGDHVTLGWNEREDLKAVVNYLRTDGNVSCIALWGRSMGAVTSLMYGADDPSIAGMVLDSPFSNLVDLMMELVDTYKYPLPKFTVKLAIQHMRKIVKRKANFDIMDLDTIQVAKRCFVPALFGHATEDDFILPHHSDKIYESYVGDKNIIKFDGDHNSPRPQFYFDSITIFFHNVLNPPDVPEDHYFLTPHGSLGQGHWDPEQDIEYRFAQSPTGTTRATTTEDAIAQLRSRRLMSRMEVPSGATTEGTTERTEGIDSDVGPSSSSVSTATPPNGRNGRLLTPTSDDGEYVEYSFDSLSDMPYTVEDEDRMLMQAILESLKDFELSNTKNASDASSKENNAVKDCNGMSGAALEPDASSVLACATDAPGKHITVCTSETKSAEVQSADNHTVNNAASVGASEEPQASIQITNGKPASVESQETTQNVNGEDGTRATLVVQKSRTGGLIDGLTQKWGSFFKNND
- the LOC133916068 gene encoding uncharacterized protein LOC133916068 isoform X3; translated protein: MPAVIPEEKILPCVIYCHGNSGCRADGSEAAIILLPSNITVFTLDFSGSGLSEGDHVTLGWNEREDLKAVVNYLRTDGNVSCIALWGRSMGAVTSLMYGADDPSIAGMVLDSPFSNLVDLMMELVDTYKYPLPKFTVKLAIQHMRKIVKRKANFDIMDLDTIQVAKRCFVPALFGHATEDDFILPHHSDKIYESYVGDKNIIKFDGDHNSPRPQFYFDSITIFFHNVLNPPDVPEDHYFLTPHGSLGQGHWDPEQDIEYRFAQSPTGTTRATTTEDAIAQLRSRRLMSRMEVPSGATTEGTTERTEGIDSDVGPSSSSVSTATPPNGRNGRLLTPTSDDGEYVEYSFDSLSDMPYTVEDEDRMLMQAILESLKDFELSNTKNASDASSKENNAVKDCNGMSGAALEPDASSVLACATDAPGKHITVCTSETKSAEVQSADNHTVNNAASVGASEEPQASIQITNGKPASVESQETTQNVNGEDGTRATLVVQKSRTGGLIDGLTQKWGSFFKNND